One Paraburkholderia kururiensis DNA window includes the following coding sequences:
- a CDS encoding glycine zipper 2TM domain-containing protein gives MKAARHPGARLGVLAAVVALAATLSACDNMTTRQRDTAIGAGVGGVAGAAIGGNALSTLGGAAVGGIIGNQVGK, from the coding sequence ATGAAAGCGGCTCGGCATCCGGGTGCACGGCTGGGTGTGCTGGCAGCAGTGGTAGCGCTCGCCGCGACCCTCTCGGCTTGCGACAACATGACGACACGACAGCGCGATACGGCCATCGGCGCAGGTGTAGGCGGCGTGGCGGGCGCAGCGATCGGCGGCAATGCGCTTTCGACGCTGGGCGGCGCGGCGGTGGGCGGCATCATCGGCAATCAGGTAGGCAAGTAA